Proteins from one Mus caroli chromosome 3, CAROLI_EIJ_v1.1, whole genome shotgun sequence genomic window:
- the Gpr61 gene encoding G-protein coupled receptor 61 — protein MESSPIPQSSGNSSTLGRALQTPGPSTASGVPELGLRDVASESVALFFMLLLDLTAVAGNAAVMAVIAKTPALRKFVFVFHLCLVDLLAALTLMPLAMLSSSALFDHALFGEVACRLYLFLSVCFVSLAILSVSAINVERYYYVVHPMRYEVRMTLGLVASVLVGVWVKALAMASVPVLGRVYWEEGAPSVNPGCSLQWSHSAYCQLFVVVFAVLYFLLPLILIFVVYCSMFRVARVAAMQHGPLPTWMETPRQRSESLSSRSTMVTSSGAHQTTPHRTFGGGKAAVVLLAVGGQFLLCWLPYFSFHLYVALSAQPISAGQVENVVTWIGYFCFTSNPFFYGCLNRQIRGELSKQFVCFFKAAPEEELRLPSREGSIEENFLQFLQGTSENWVSRPLPSPKREPPPAVDFRIPGQIAEETSEFLEQQLTSDIIMSDSYLRPAPSPRLES, from the coding sequence ATGGAGTCCTCACCCATCCCCCAGTCATCAGGAAACTCGTCCACTTTGGGAAGGGCCCTTCAAACCCCAGGTCCCTCTACTGCCAGCGGGGTCCCAGAGTTGGGATTACGGGACGTGGCTTCAGAATCTGTGGCCCTCTTCTTCATGCTCCTGTTGGATCTCACTGCTGTGGCTGGCAATGCTGCTGTGATGGCTGTTATTGCCAAGACACCCGCCCTCcgaaaatttgtttttgtcttccatCTTTGTCTGGTGGACCTGCTGGCTGCCCTGACCCTCATGCCGCTTGCCAtgctctccagctctgccctctttgACCACGCCCTCTTTGGGGAGGTGGCCTGTCGCCTCTACCTGTTCCTGAGCGTTTGCTTTGTCAGCCTGGCCATCCTTTCGGTGTCTGCCATTAATGTGGAGCGCTACTATTATGTGGTCCACCCAATGCGCTACGAGGTGCGCATGACACTAGGGCTGGTGGCCTCCGTGCTGGTGGGCGTGTGGGTAAAGGCCCTGGCCATGGCTTCTGTGCCAGTGTTGGGAAGGGTCTACTGGGAGGAAGGAGCTCCCAGTGTTAACCCTGGCTGTTCTCTCCAATGGAGCCATAGTGCCTACTGCCAGCTTTTTGTGGTGGTCTTTGCTGTTCTGTACTTCTTGCTGCCCTTGATCCTGATCTTTGTGGTCTACTGCAGCATGTTTCGAGTGGCTCGCGTGGCTGCCATGCAACACGGGCCGCTGCCCACGTGGATGGAGACGCCCCGGCAACGCTCTGAGTCTCTCAGTAGCCGCTCTACTATGGTTACCAGCTCCGGGGCTCACCAGACCACCCCACACCGGACGTTTGGGGGTGGGAAGgcagcagtggtcctcctggCTGTAGGGGGACAGTTCTTGCTTTGTTGGTTGCCCtacttctctttccatctctacGTTGCCCTGAGCGCACAGCCCATTTCAGCAGGACAGGTGGAGAATGTGGTAACCTGGATTGGCTACTTTTGCTTCACTTCCAACCCCTTTTTCTACGGATGTCTCAACCGTCAGATCCGGGGCGAGCTTAGCAAACAGTTTGTCTGCTTCTTCAAGGCAGCTCCCGAGGAGGAGCTGAGGCTGCCTAGTCGTGAGGGCTCCATTGAGGAGAATTTCCTGCAGTTCCTCCAGGGGACCTCTGAGAACTGGGTTTCTCGGCCCCTACCCAGTCCTAAGCGGGAGCCACCCCCTGCTGTTGACTTTCGAATCCCAGGCCAAATTGCTGAGGAGACCTCAGAGTTCCTGGAGCAGCAACTCACCAGCGACATCATCATGTCGGACAGCTACCTCCGTCCGGCCCCCTCACCAAGGCTGGAGTCATGA